Proteins from a genomic interval of Monomorium pharaonis isolate MP-MQ-018 unplaced genomic scaffold, ASM1337386v2 scaffold_230, whole genome shotgun sequence:
- the LOC118648142 gene encoding uncharacterized protein LOC118648142: protein MEDPRFAAYTTRPSTEKDVPEHIPYKLVRISVVKRPVDVTHISKEDPRYEFYASKNRGDRSTSAYFPGILREPEGSFIAFEREINGMRDRLNKRIYYLSISINLHLLNT, encoded by the exons ATGGAAGACCCGCGCTTTGCTGCCTACACCACTCGCCCATCGACAGAGAAGGACGTCCCTGAGCACATTCCGTACAAGCTAGTACGAATCTCCGTCGTGAAGCGACCTGTCGACGTGACACATATTTCTAAGGAGGATCCAAGGTACGAGTTTTACGCCTCCAAAAATAGG ggCGACCGCAGCACGTCTGCTTATTTCCCAGGGATACTCCGAGAGCCGGAAGGATCGTTTATCGCgtttgagagagaaataaatgggATGAGAGACAggttaaataaacgtatttattatttatcaatcagtattaatcttcatttattgaatacataa